TGTTGCCTGAGAGCACGATATGGCGGGCACCGGCGCTGAAATGCCGATGAAAGCTCGGCTCGTGAAGGACATCGGCCGGGATCGATACAGCACTATCCTGGCCTATTTCTCGTATGCGGCCCTGTGCCGCGGCATCGCGCACGGCGCTCTGTATCGCCTGGCGCGCCCTTGTCAGGACGCGCTGGCGGTTCTCGGTGTTCTTGCCGTGCGGGTTCGGGCGCCTGTCTATGATTTCCATGAAACGCTCCGTGAAAGAGAGATCAGGCGGATTGCTTGACGCGCATGTACCACTCGACCAGTCGCCGCACCTGACGTTCGGTATAGCCGCGTGCGACCATGCGGCTGACAAACTCGTCATGTTTGCGCTCGCTCGTGCTGTCCTTCTTCGAGCCGAAGCTGATGACCGGCAGCAGATCCTCGACCTGACTGAACATGCGTTTTTCGATCACATCACGAATTTTCTCGTAGCTAGTCCAGGACGGATTGCGGCCGCCATTGCTCGCCCTCGAGCGCAGGGAGAACTTGACCACCTCATTGCGGAAATCCTTCGGGTTCGCGATGCCGGCTGCCTTTTCAGTCTTGCTGAGTTCCGCGTTAAGCAGATCGCGGTTCATCAACTGGCCTGTGTCAGGGTCCTTGAAGTCCTGATCCTCGATCCAGGCATCCGCGTAATCGAGATAACGGTCAAAAAGGTTCTGGCCGTAATCATTGTAGCTCTCCAGATAGGCTTTCTGGATTTCATTGCCGAGGAATTCGGCATAACGCCGTGACAGATCGGATTTGAGCGAGGCCAGATAGGCCGCCTCGACCTCGGCCGGGAATTGCTCGCGTCGCACGGCCTGTTCGAGCACATACATCAGATGCACCGGATCAGCCGAAATCTCGGAGGGGTCATGGTTGAACGTGGCGGACAGGACCTTGTAGGCGAAACGCGTGGAGATGCCCTCCATGCCTTCATCCACACCGGCACTATCCTTGTATTCCTGCATGGCGCGGGCCTTGGGGTCGGTCTCGCGAATGTTCTCACCATCATAGACGCGCATCTTTGCGAACTGCGTCGAGTTGGGGTGTGATTTCAGCCGCGAAAGCACCGCAAACTGCGCCAGCATCTCGAGGGTGTGCGGCGCGCAGGGGGCGTCGCCCAGAGCCGAAGACTGGATCAGCTTCTCGTAAATTTTCGACTCTTCGGTCACGCGCAGGCAGTAAGGCACCTTGATCACGCATACGCGGTCGAGAAAGGCCTCATTGGTGCGGTTATTGCGGAAGGACTGCCACTCCGCCTCGTTGGAATGGGCAAGTATGACGCCGGTGAAGGGTATCGAACCGATATTCTCCGTGCCGACATAATTCCCTTCCTGCGTTGCCGTGAGCAACGGGTGCAGCATCTTGATGGGGGCTTTGAACATCTCGACAAATTCGAGAATGCCCTGATTGGCGCGGTTGAGGCCGCCGGAGAAACTATAGGCGTCGGGGTCGTTCTGGCTGAAATTTTCGAGCTGGCGGATATCCACCTTGCCGACCAGGGCCGAGACATCCTGGTTGTTGTCGTCACCGGGCTCGGTCTTGGCGATAGCGATCTGGCGCAGCTTCGACGGATTGAGGCGCACCACGGTAAAACGTGAGATATCGCCGTCGAAATCCTCCAGTCGCTTCAGCGCCCAGGGGCTTGCGATGCCAGTCAGGACACGGCGGGGAATATTGTACTGCGCCTGAAGCGAGTCCGCGTAGCGCTCCGGGTCGAACAGACCAAGAGGGCTCTCGAACACAGGGCTGATCTGCTTGCCTGCCTTGAGCACATAAATGGGCTCACGTTCCATGAGGGTCTTGAGGCGTTCGCCAAGCGAAGACTTGCCGCCGCCCACCGGGCCAAGGAGGTAGAGAATTTGTTTGCGCTCTTCCAGCCCCTGCGCTGCATGACGGAAGAACCCGACAATCTGCTCGACCGCGTCCTCCATGCCATAGAAATCGGCGAAGGCCGGATAGGTGCGCACGGTGCGGTTCATGAAAATACGGCTGAGACGCGGGTCGCGCGCTGAGTCGAGCATGACCGGGGCGCCAATCGCCTTCAGCATGCGCTCGGCGGCGCTGGCATAGCAGCTGGGGTCTTCACGGCAGAGAGACAGATAGGAAGCCAGTGACATCTCTGTTTCCCGGCGTTCCTCACGGTAAGAAGAGGCCAGCGTAAAGACGTCCGAGAATGCACTCATGACTCGTATGCTCCGATGAGGCCTGCCACTAAGTCGGGGGCGAAACGGTCACACCCACCGATAGGAAATCAGGCGATAAGTCGGGAAGTCAGGCTTTGAGAGACGACAAAGGGTGCGGAAGCAATAAATGCTCCAACATGGTCAGGAACTGGCCGGAATGACCGGATTTGAGGGGAATTCTCGCTATGAAAATTAGTACCGGACTCACCCGATATGCTGACGCTATCGCGATGTAGAGCCGCGCTTCAACAAAAAAACGGTTAATCGAAGAAATATTTAAACCGTGAGAACCATGCCGTCATAGCCGGGCTCTATACCGTCGGGCAGACGCTGGCGGAGTGTCTCGTAATCGAGCGCAGGTCCCATATGGGTCAGGATTGTGCGCTCGGGTTTCAGCCGTGCACACCATTCGATAACCAGATCAACCCAGGCATGAGCCACGTGGGGCTCATACTGGAAACACCCGACAATCCAGGTTTTTACGCCTG
The sequence above is drawn from the Asaia bogorensis NBRC 16594 genome and encodes:
- a CDS encoding PrkA family serine protein kinase, producing MSAFSDVFTLASSYREERRETEMSLASYLSLCREDPSCYASAAERMLKAIGAPVMLDSARDPRLSRIFMNRTVRTYPAFADFYGMEDAVEQIVGFFRHAAQGLEERKQILYLLGPVGGGKSSLGERLKTLMEREPIYVLKAGKQISPVFESPLGLFDPERYADSLQAQYNIPRRVLTGIASPWALKRLEDFDGDISRFTVVRLNPSKLRQIAIAKTEPGDDNNQDVSALVGKVDIRQLENFSQNDPDAYSFSGGLNRANQGILEFVEMFKAPIKMLHPLLTATQEGNYVGTENIGSIPFTGVILAHSNEAEWQSFRNNRTNEAFLDRVCVIKVPYCLRVTEESKIYEKLIQSSALGDAPCAPHTLEMLAQFAVLSRLKSHPNSTQFAKMRVYDGENIRETDPKARAMQEYKDSAGVDEGMEGISTRFAYKVLSATFNHDPSEISADPVHLMYVLEQAVRREQFPAEVEAAYLASLKSDLSRRYAEFLGNEIQKAYLESYNDYGQNLFDRYLDYADAWIEDQDFKDPDTGQLMNRDLLNAELSKTEKAAGIANPKDFRNEVVKFSLRSRASNGGRNPSWTSYEKIRDVIEKRMFSQVEDLLPVISFGSKKDSTSERKHDEFVSRMVARGYTERQVRRLVEWYMRVKQSA